AGGGATAATGATTTTAAAGTTTCAGAGTCTAAATCAACAATAGCTTTTTTTAAAAGAATTATATCCCTCTCAAGTTTTTCATATTTATCTAAATTTTCTATAGAAGCTAAATTCAGATCAGCAAAAAAAGAAACATTTGGATCTGAGATATTAGATAGATATTCCATTTTTTGATCAATCCCTTGAGTATCTTCATTATAAAGGTTAGCAAGATAAATATCGAAATACTTCTCTGTTTCTTTATTTGAATTTAATAGAAAGAAATATGCAAGTATGATGAGCAATATTCCTAGACCAGATGCAATAAATATATTTCTTTTAGTAATTAACTTTTCCATTTAATTGAACATCCCATACTTGGGCTTTGTTGTGAGGAACAATACCCCTTAGCAATTACTTCTTCAATAGCATAATATAGCTCTGGTTCTCCCATTTCTGGATCTTTTCCATTAGAGTCTAGCCTACCTCTGTAATGTAATTTTAAGTCTTTATCGAAAAAATAGAATTCTGGAGTGCATAAGGCTTCAAAATTTTTGGCAATTGACTGATCGCTATCAACTATGTACTCAAAATCAAAATTAGCCCTTGAAATCTGCTCCAACAGATTAGAATTACTATCCTCAGGATAAGCAGATTGGTCGTTAGACATAATAGCTAATGAATTAACTTTTATCTCCTTGAGGCGAGAGGTTTCAATAGCTATCTTTTTTTCAATAGATCTAACATAGGGACAATGATTACAAATAAACATAATTAAAATTCCATTTAAACCAGTCATATCATAGAGAGAATTTTTATTCCCTTTTAAGCCAGTAAATTCAAAATTTTCAGGTTTCCAACCAAAATTACAACTTGAAGAATTTAAGAGTACCATTTATCTTAATATATATTGAAAATTATAAACTTAAATACTAATTCTAATTATTCTATCCCAAAAAAAACATTTCAATATTTACTTAATACCTACTCTTACGGCTTATCTAAAAATATTTGGAAAAATTATTCCATCCAAACGGCTGACTCAAAACACTCTAAAACTAATATTACTTTTTATAAATCGAATTTCTCTTTTCCCATTATCAAAATTAATTATTTAAATAAATATGATCGAGAATTTTTCGAAGTATCTTATAATAATAAAAGAAAAGTTTTTAGTAACTTGTCTTCATTAAATATCTGGCTTAACAATTATTTTTTTTCTAAACCTAAAATATAAATTTCTTTAGATTTATTGTCTGAAGCATTGGGTTTGACATACATTGCTTTGTTAAATTGAAATTTAATTTCTTTAAATAATTGTTCTGTATCCTCACCCTGAAAATTTTTTACTAAGAAAAAACCACCTGGTTTTAAGAAAGATTTAATAAATTGAAAAGATAAAAAACTTAAATTGTAACTATTTGCTTGATCTAGAAATTGATTACCAGATGTGTTTGGGGCTATATCTGATATAATTACATCAAAACAATAATTTTTAGAGACGAAGAGATCAGAAATTTTATCAAACTCGTTCAAATCAAAATTGTAAAAAGTAAAATTATCATCAAATTTTTCTTCTATGGGAAGGATGTCAACTCCAACTACACTTTGATTACCACTTTTATTGAGAACATATTGAGTCCAACCACCAGGGCAACATCCAATGTCTAATACTTTAGATGATTTCTTGATAATTTGATGCTTTTTGTCAATTTCCTCTAATTTGTAATAAGCCCTAGAAATAAGGTCATTTTTCTTCGCTAGTTGGTAAAAATGGTCTTTTTTTCTATTTTTATACCATTGTTTCATTTTATTTATAATCTGATATGAATTCGTCTACATATATTCATAGAAAGCCAACATTACATCATGACAAACTCTATTACTAAAATTTTTTTAGCAATATTTTTTTTTGTTTCACCTCTTTTTGCCTCTGAATGGGGTGAGTCTGAAAAAAATAGTGAAGTTCAATTATTTACTGTCCAAGTGTTAGACTCAGAGGCTTTTGTTATTAAAGACAGTATTGAATTCAGTTCTACTACAGAAGCCCATCAAAGAATTGAAGTAAAATCTGAAATCATGACTACTGTAGAAGAGGTTTTAAAAAAAGCGGGAACTTTTGTAAATAAAAATGATCTTGTTATTAGGCTTGATGAATACAATACAAATTTAGAACTCTATAAACTTGACCTTCTCTCAGAAAGTGAATTCAAAAAGATTGCACTTTATGCACCTTTTGACGGAATCTTGTTAGATAATCATAAAATTGCTGGAGAATTAGTTATGCCTGGTGAGAGAGTTTATGAGTTAATTGATCTATCTTCTCTTGAGATTTATGGATATATCAATGAAAATGAAATACTTAATATATCAACTAAAAATGAAGTTGATGTAACTATCCTGGGAGAAGAAGTACAGGGTTTCATTGATTATGTGTCTCCAATTTCAGATCCAGAGACAAAAACTTTTGAAATTGTTGTTAAAGTTAAAAATAAAGATCTTAGGTACAAAGATGGACTCTCATCTATGATCTCTATAAATAAAGGTGAGGTCTTAGCTCACAAAATTTCTCCTTCGATACTTGCCTTAGGCGAAGAAGGTCAGCTAGGAGTAAAAGTAATAACTAAAGGCAATGAGGTTGAATTTAAAGATATTACAATTATTGAAGATACTTCTGAGTATATGTTAGTTACTGGTTTAAGTGAAAAAGAAAAAATTATAATCGTTGGCCAACAATACGTGTCAAATGGTGAAAAAGTAAATTTCGAATAAAGCAAAATGAATTTAGTCAATATCGCTAGTCAATATTACAGAACAACTATATCTATCTTTTTATTTATTATCTTATCCGGATCACTTGTATTTAATAATATTCCAAAGGAATCTTCTCCTGACGTTAACCTTCCTTATATATATGTCTCACTAGGTTTAACTGGCATAAGTCCTGAAGACTCTGAGAAGCTTCTTATAAAACCAGTTGAGGACGAAATTTCAAACATAGAAGGTAAAAAAGAGATGACGAGTACCTCCTATCAAAGTGGTGGTAATATTTTATTAGAATTTAGTGCTGGATTTGACCCAGACCAGGCCTTACTTGATACCAGAGAACAAGTTGATCGTGCAAAATCTGAGTTGCCCGATGATGCGGATGAACCTAAGGTTAGTGAAGTTAATATTAGCCTATTCCCCATTTTAGTTGTTTCTATTAGCGGAGATGCCTCAGAGTTTTTACTCAAAAAAATTTCTAATGATTTAAAAGATAAAATTCAATCTTTACCAAACGTATTAGAAGTAGAAATTGGCGGAGAAAGAGAAGAGCAATTAGATATAATAATAGATCAAAATAAAATAGAAGCTTATGGTCTTAATCTAAATGAAATTTTAAGTTTTGTTCGATCCAATAATCAAGTTGTCTCAGCTGGAAATTTAGATACTGGTGATGGTCGATTTGTAATCAAAATTCCAGGCTTGTATGAAAATTTAAATGATATTTTCAATACCCCCATCAAAGTTAATGACAAAAAAACAATTAAATTTAAAGATATAGCTTCTCTAAAAAGAACTTTTAAAGATCCGGAAAAATTTGCAAGACTTAATGATCAATCAGCTTTCACTCTTGAAATTTCAAAGAGAATTGGCGCTAACATTGTTGAAACAGTAAACCAAGTGAGAGCGCTAGTAGCTGAAGAGCAAAAGTCATTGCCTTCAAAAATTAATATTACTTTCTCTGGAGACGAGTCCATTAACATAAAAAATATGCTGGGAGATTTACAAAATAACGTCATTTTCTCTATTCTTTTAGTCATGAGCGTTGTGATTATCTTTTTAGGTATTCGCTCTAGTCTTCTTGTCGGCCTTGCTGTTCCAGGTTCATTTCTATCTGCAATACTTGTGCTTTACACCTTAGGCTTCACTGTCAATATGGTTGTTCTTTTTGGACTAATTTTATCTGTTGGCCTCTTAGTTGACGGAGCAGTCGTAGTTGTGGAATACGCTCAGAGAAAAATTCAAGAGGGTATGGGATTAGCTGATGCATATATTAAAGCCGCATCAAGGATGTCATTGCCTATCATCGCATCAACTTTAACGACAATAGCGGTTTTCGTTCCGCTATTATTTTGGCCAGGAACTACTGGAGGATTTATGAAATATATACCTATTACTGTAATATCAGTGCTTAGCTCCAGTCTTGTAATGGCTCTGATTGTTGTTCCTATTATTGGAACACAATCAAATAAAATAAGAAATCTTTTCTTTTTCTTTTTTATACCTATTATTTTATTTGGAATAATTAATTTTATTACCTATTCCTTTTTATCCAAATTCCAGTTTGATAAGTATTTAAACTTAGGTATCAAAGCTCTGGCTTCAATTGCCATCGCATTTATTATCTATAAAACATTTAAATTTATAAAAGGCAGGGGTTTCCTTCAAACAATCTCAATTCCAAAAATTAGCGCTGATGAAGATGAAGATTTAACTGATATAACAAAAGTAGGTTTTTTTACAAAAATTTATTTATTCATTTTAAGGATATGTATTAATCATCCACTAAAAATTGCCGTTGTTGCCATATCTTTACTTATTGGTATCTATGCTGCTTATGGAAAATATGGGAAGGGTGTAATCTTCTTTCCCTCTGTTGAGGCAGAAAATACAAAAGTAATCGTTTATGCGACTGGTAATCTATCTGTAATTGAAAAAGATCAATTAGTGAGAAATGTAGAGCAAAAAATTATCCAACTTCAAACTCAAAATAATGAATTTGATTCTATTTACACCACTTCTGGTAATGTTTCTAATAGACAAGAGAGTTCTCCTGATATCATTGGATTTATTGATATTGAGTTTAAGGATTGGGATAAACGAAGAAAAGCTGATGTATTAATATCAGAAATCAGAGAAGCAACCTCTACTATACCCGGAATAAAAGTTGAAACTCGAACCCAAAGGGCTGGTCCTCCAAGGGGAAAGCCTATCGAAATTAATTTAACGTCCAAT
The window above is part of the alpha proteobacterium HIMB59 genome. Proteins encoded here:
- a CDS encoding alkyl hydroperoxide reductase family protein (PFAM: AhpC/TSA family), whose product is MVLLNSSSCNFGWKPENFEFTGLKGNKNSLYDMTGLNGILIMFICNHCPYVRSIEKKIAIETSRLKEIKVNSLAIMSNDQSAYPEDSNSNLLEQISRANFDFEYIVDSDQSIAKNFEALCTPEFYFFDKDLKLHYRGRLDSNGKDPEMGEPELYYAIEEVIAKGYCSSQQSPSMGCSIKWKS
- a CDS encoding FtsJ-like methyltransferase (PFAM: FtsJ-like methyltransferase~TIGRFAM: cell division protein FtsJ); amino-acid sequence: MKQWYKNRKKDHFYQLAKKNDLISRAYYKLEEIDKKHQIIKKSSKVLDIGCCPGGWTQYVLNKSGNQSVVGVDILPIEEKFDDNFTFYNFDLNEFDKISDLFVSKNYCFDVIISDIAPNTSGNQFLDQANSYNLSFLSFQFIKSFLKPGGFFLVKNFQGEDTEQLFKEIKFQFNKAMYVKPNASDNKSKEIYILGLEKK
- a CDS encoding integral membrane protein, AcrB/AcrD/AcrF family (PFAM: AcrB/AcrD/AcrF family) produces the protein MNLVNIASQYYRTTISIFLFIILSGSLVFNNIPKESSPDVNLPYIYVSLGLTGISPEDSEKLLIKPVEDEISNIEGKKEMTSTSYQSGGNILLEFSAGFDPDQALLDTREQVDRAKSELPDDADEPKVSEVNISLFPILVVSISGDASEFLLKKISNDLKDKIQSLPNVLEVEIGGEREEQLDIIIDQNKIEAYGLNLNEILSFVRSNNQVVSAGNLDTGDGRFVIKIPGLYENLNDIFNTPIKVNDKKTIKFKDIASLKRTFKDPEKFARLNDQSAFTLEISKRIGANIVETVNQVRALVAEEQKSLPSKINITFSGDESINIKNMLGDLQNNVIFSILLVMSVVIIFLGIRSSLLVGLAVPGSFLSAILVLYTLGFTVNMVVLFGLILSVGLLVDGAVVVVEYAQRKIQEGMGLADAYIKAASRMSLPIIASTLTTIAVFVPLLFWPGTTGGFMKYIPITVISVLSSSLVMALIVVPIIGTQSNKIRNLFFFFFIPIILFGIINFITYSFLSKFQFDKYLNLGIKALASIAIAFIIYKTFKFIKGRGFLQTISIPKISADEDEDLTDITKVGFFTKIYLFILRICINHPLKIAVVAISLLIGIYAAYGKYGKGVIFFPSVEAENTKVIVYATGNLSVIEKDQLVRNVEQKIIQLQTQNNEFDSIYTTSGNVSNRQESSPDIIGFIDIEFKDWDKRRKADVLISEIREATSTIPGIKVETRTQRAGPPRGKPIEINLTSNDPAITISEVKRIQEYLSNIQGLKDLETSLPSPSIEYQLYVNREEAAKYGASIAIIGNTIKLITGGLKLSEFRPDDSDESIPIYLRLPENQRTIDQLNSIKIPTSSGYVPISNFTEIETTQETGNLVRVDQNRIETIKSDVVRFYQTDAYVRLIKHWLGIQKFDIPNNFGLDLPEFNSADIDPRVKVSFKGEDESQKQSQDFLQKAFMIAIFLMGVILLTQFNSFSSAILILFAVIMSTVGVVLGLLITQQPFGIVMSGIGVISLAGIVVNNNIVLIDTFDRLFKKTKDAKEALLMTGAQRLRPVLLTTTTTVLGLMPMALKINIDFVNLEYTYNSPDTQWWVDLSRAIIFGLLFSTLLTLLVTPAALMIKSKFLSGDRVEKSKKVKKQVKYS